One genomic region from Euzebya tangerina encodes:
- a CDS encoding PIG-L deacetylase family protein codes for MPVPDADITRALVVAAHPDDIDFGCAATVASWIAAGTTVTYLLVTRGEQGGFDDTPREAMPALREAEQRAAAAAVDVADVRFLDGYRDGHVEPTPNLVRDISRVIRDVRPQRMLIPSPERNYDRLPSSHPDHMATGEACVRAIYPAARNPFAFPELIEEEGLADWVVSEVFMMAHPGGDHAVDVTEFFDTKISALRQHVSQTAHRADTLADMVREWMAGAAEKAGLPEGRLAETYKVMHLS; via the coding sequence ATGCCCGTCCCGGACGCTGACATCACCCGTGCCCTCGTGGTCGCGGCACATCCCGACGACATCGACTTCGGCTGCGCCGCCACGGTGGCCTCCTGGATCGCTGCCGGGACCACCGTCACCTACCTACTGGTCACAAGGGGGGAGCAGGGTGGCTTCGACGACACCCCCCGCGAGGCGATGCCAGCCCTGCGGGAGGCAGAGCAGCGGGCCGCGGCGGCGGCCGTCGACGTCGCCGATGTGCGGTTCCTGGATGGGTATCGCGACGGTCACGTCGAGCCCACCCCGAATCTGGTCCGGGACATCTCACGAGTCATCCGGGATGTGCGGCCGCAGCGGATGCTGATCCCGTCTCCCGAACGGAACTACGACCGGCTGCCGTCCTCCCACCCCGATCACATGGCGACGGGTGAGGCGTGCGTCCGCGCCATCTACCCGGCTGCTCGCAACCCGTTCGCCTTCCCGGAGTTGATCGAGGAGGAGGGGCTGGCGGACTGGGTTGTCTCCGAGGTGTTCATGATGGCGCACCCCGGGGGCGATCACGCCGTCGATGTGACGGAGTTCTTCGACACCAAGATCAGTGCGTTGCGGCAGCATGTCAGCCAGACCGCACATCGCGCCGACACCCTGGCTGACATGGTCAGGGAGTGGATGGCCGGCGCTGCCGAGAAGGCCGGCTTGCCCGAGGGTCGTCTGGCCGAGACGTACAAGGTCATGCACCTCTCATGA
- a CDS encoding N-6 DNA methylase, with protein sequence MGTAARREFLAAVAALDRPGGEVITDLAEALAGRRDHRDADLPTIPEAIADPWLLGQVREVLHDDRRRTELGAWFTPVEVVRDLVRTVSFPDPNRILDPACGGGAFLLAAHERFPTATLMGVDVDPVAVETTRLALAAAGAGDVDIRVGDGLTADLPPADLVIGNPPFLSQLRSSTARDAARRVALHDLLGPAASGYVDEAMLFLLHAVTSRVGPGGEVVMVMPEAAMATTTAGRARAEIEAAALVDVVWRDRVRAFPGTPTCAVRLRRRARTVPADDHGTSAWSRLLLPADDESPHDRVLQTLATGGPTVATIATATADFRQAYYLVADHVTEADSTAAGIPHHPIVPVGLIDPADVRWGRTPVRFAKRRWERPVAAGLPDGFGRERLGPKVLLATQTRVLEAVVDDEGRWLPTTPVITLRSAQPWRLAAALTSPVLSRVALLRHAGAGRSRGALKLSAKQVLALPLPPDTADAAAAWDRAATAVRSAHSATRPVERRAHLIACGELMMAAYEVDHPQLLAWWVERLPERST encoded by the coding sequence ATGGGCACCGCTGCACGCCGGGAGTTCCTGGCAGCCGTGGCGGCGCTCGACCGTCCCGGCGGGGAGGTGATCACCGACCTCGCGGAGGCCCTCGCCGGCCGTCGCGACCACCGGGATGCCGACCTGCCCACGATCCCCGAGGCCATCGCGGACCCCTGGTTGCTCGGCCAGGTGCGTGAGGTCCTGCACGACGATCGGCGGCGGACCGAGCTGGGTGCCTGGTTCACACCCGTCGAGGTCGTCCGGGACCTGGTCCGAACCGTGAGCTTCCCCGATCCGAACCGGATCCTCGACCCGGCGTGTGGCGGCGGAGCGTTCCTGTTGGCCGCACACGAACGGTTCCCGACGGCCACGCTCATGGGCGTCGATGTGGACCCGGTGGCGGTCGAGACGACCCGGCTGGCGCTGGCCGCCGCCGGAGCCGGGGACGTGGACATCCGGGTCGGAGACGGGTTGACGGCCGATCTGCCACCGGCGGACCTCGTGATCGGCAACCCGCCGTTCCTGTCCCAGCTCCGCTCATCCACGGCGCGGGACGCGGCGCGCCGGGTCGCCCTGCACGACCTGCTCGGCCCCGCCGCGTCCGGCTACGTGGACGAGGCCATGCTGTTCCTGCTCCACGCCGTCACCTCCCGTGTCGGGCCGGGCGGAGAGGTGGTGATGGTGATGCCCGAGGCGGCGATGGCAACCACCACCGCCGGACGGGCTCGGGCGGAGATCGAGGCGGCGGCGCTGGTCGACGTGGTGTGGCGTGACCGGGTGCGGGCCTTCCCCGGCACACCGACGTGCGCCGTCCGGCTGCGCCGACGAGCCCGGACCGTCCCGGCCGACGACCACGGAACCTCCGCCTGGTCCCGCCTCCTCCTCCCCGCAGACGACGAGTCGCCGCACGACCGCGTCCTGCAGACGCTTGCCACGGGTGGTCCGACCGTCGCGACGATCGCGACGGCCACGGCGGACTTCCGTCAGGCGTACTACCTGGTGGCGGACCACGTGACAGAAGCCGACTCGACGGCAGCCGGGATCCCGCATCATCCGATCGTGCCCGTCGGTCTGATCGATCCGGCCGATGTCCGCTGGGGTCGCACACCGGTCCGGTTCGCCAAGCGTCGGTGGGAGCGGCCGGTCGCCGCGGGCCTGCCGGACGGGTTCGGACGGGAACGGCTGGGCCCGAAGGTGCTGCTGGCGACGCAGACGCGGGTCCTCGAAGCCGTGGTCGACGACGAGGGGCGGTGGCTGCCGACCACGCCGGTGATCACGCTGCGCTCCGCTCAGCCCTGGCGTCTGGCCGCGGCCCTGACCTCTCCGGTGCTGTCCCGGGTGGCGCTGCTTCGTCACGCCGGGGCGGGTCGTTCCCGCGGCGCCCTCAAGCTGTCGGCCAAGCAGGTGCTGGCGCTCCCCCTTCCGCCGGACACGGCCGACGCCGCCGCGGCGTGGGACCGGGCGGCGACGGCGGTCAGGTCTGCTCACTCGGCGACCAGGCCGGTCGAGCGGCGCGCCCACCTGATCGCGTGCGGCGAACTGATGATGGCCGCCTACGAGGTCGACCACCCCCAGCTGCTCGCTTGGTGGGTCGAGCGGCTGCCCGAGCGGTCGACCTAG
- a CDS encoding Gfo/Idh/MocA family protein → MSHRQTLQPVAQPAGLPEECGPVVVTRPAAWGPTEIARARRYAEAGGAVVVPVADRPSSDEAGVMAGWLDLLGVTRGPDLPAAEVVVEPVPHTVTRNIVPTVLDLGSAPHDARRLRTAAMTTVEAIPVLTTPLGLQDHTLVSERPMGSGRVVGVAVPGWLDLPAVHAVRRVVDRLARQAYDSAATTSLGLGIVGYGQHGGMGWLHGRACGEVEGLHLAAIAELDQHRLSDASERFPEASPHTRIESLLADDSVDVVVVATPPSTHYELTCRVIEAGRHVVVEKPLCFTAAEADDLIGRAASAGVTLTVHQNRRWDADYRAISRLIRSGRLGEVFNIETFVGSFEHPCTLWHSDREVSGGRLYDWGAHLIDQILQLFGGAAPTVVAATGHKRVWHDVTNLDQVRVRMRFADGREAEFLDSDVLAVRRPKYLVQGTRGTVVGEYQPVVEERVTADHGYQLTEHHHAEGPARLRFAEHHTGWGLQDTVVPGLPAASFPFHRALADHLQLGDAVPVDPAGVRTVIAVLEAATVSARDGGRPVELVEPSGDQ, encoded by the coding sequence ATGAGCCACCGCCAGACCCTGCAGCCCGTCGCGCAGCCGGCGGGGCTGCCCGAGGAGTGCGGCCCGGTCGTGGTGACCCGGCCGGCGGCCTGGGGCCCGACCGAGATCGCCCGCGCTCGACGGTACGCCGAGGCGGGCGGGGCCGTGGTGGTTCCCGTGGCCGATCGACCGTCTTCCGACGAGGCCGGCGTCATGGCCGGCTGGCTCGACCTGCTCGGGGTGACGCGGGGCCCCGATCTGCCCGCCGCGGAGGTCGTCGTGGAGCCCGTGCCCCACACCGTCACGCGGAACATCGTGCCGACCGTCCTCGATCTCGGGTCGGCGCCTCACGATGCCCGCCGATTGCGGACGGCCGCGATGACGACGGTCGAGGCGATCCCGGTCCTGACGACCCCGCTGGGCCTGCAGGACCACACCCTGGTCAGCGAGCGTCCCATGGGGTCGGGCCGTGTTGTCGGCGTCGCGGTGCCGGGATGGCTGGACCTGCCGGCAGTTCATGCGGTCCGCAGGGTCGTCGACCGATTGGCCCGGCAGGCGTATGACTCGGCTGCCACCACCTCGCTTGGCCTGGGGATCGTCGGGTACGGGCAGCACGGTGGGATGGGCTGGCTGCACGGGCGCGCCTGCGGCGAGGTGGAGGGACTGCACCTGGCAGCCATCGCGGAGCTGGACCAGCACCGGCTCAGCGACGCCAGTGAGCGCTTCCCGGAGGCCTCGCCCCACACGCGGATCGAGAGCCTGTTGGCCGACGACTCCGTCGATGTCGTGGTTGTCGCCACCCCTCCCTCCACGCACTACGAGTTGACCTGCCGCGTCATCGAGGCCGGCCGGCATGTGGTGGTCGAGAAGCCGCTCTGCTTCACCGCGGCAGAGGCAGACGACCTGATCGGCCGGGCGGCCTCAGCTGGCGTCACGCTGACGGTGCACCAGAACCGCCGCTGGGATGCCGACTACCGAGCGATCTCCCGCCTGATCCGGTCGGGCCGACTGGGCGAGGTCTTCAACATCGAGACGTTCGTGGGCAGCTTCGAGCATCCCTGCACCCTGTGGCACTCCGACCGGGAGGTGTCCGGGGGGCGGCTCTACGACTGGGGCGCACACCTGATCGACCAGATCCTCCAACTGTTCGGTGGAGCCGCCCCGACCGTGGTGGCGGCCACGGGGCACAAGCGGGTGTGGCACGACGTGACGAACCTGGACCAGGTGCGCGTGAGGATGCGCTTCGCTGACGGCCGCGAGGCCGAGTTCCTCGACTCCGATGTCCTGGCCGTCAGGCGCCCGAAGTACCTCGTCCAGGGGACTCGAGGCACGGTGGTCGGTGAGTACCAACCGGTGGTGGAGGAGCGCGTCACTGCTGATCACGGCTATCAGCTGACCGAGCACCACCACGCCGAGGGCCCGGCACGCCTGCGCTTCGCCGAGCACCACACCGGCTGGGGTCTGCAGGACACCGTCGTGCCCGGCTTGCCGGCCGCCTCCTTCCCGTTCCACCGTGCGCTGGCCGACCACCTGCAACTGGGTGATGCGGTCCCGGTGGATCCCGCGGGTGTCCGCACCGTCATCGCCGTGTTGGAGGCGGCGACCGTCAGCGCACGGGACGGGGGCCGGCCGGTCGAGCTGGTCGAGCCAAGTGGGGATCAGTGA
- a CDS encoding GNAT family N-acetyltransferase: MPDALTRHLREWVGAWPPTQKVQVVGNPAREEPGWDGRVFPLVGVGDGINHVIGVSPSSAEAVRRVIGTDLTDPTLGERLSPILGRRGAVFGSAVFRWTHLVNPVPDVGVWMDPADLQMPAWLRPFNGRRLVARDVHGRYLAGVGIKVHDDHGQELSVVTSPAARGRGLATGLVATAARRVISDGSVPTYLHERSNIGSAKVAAAVGFPDRGWQVHGLWGG; encoded by the coding sequence ATGCCCGATGCGCTGACCCGTCATCTCCGCGAGTGGGTCGGTGCCTGGCCGCCGACGCAGAAGGTCCAGGTGGTCGGCAACCCCGCCCGGGAGGAGCCGGGCTGGGACGGCAGGGTGTTCCCCCTGGTGGGGGTCGGGGATGGCATCAACCACGTGATCGGTGTCTCCCCCTCCTCCGCGGAGGCCGTGAGGCGGGTCATCGGGACGGACCTGACCGACCCGACCTTGGGGGAGCGCCTCTCGCCGATCCTGGGCCGGCGCGGGGCGGTGTTCGGCTCGGCGGTGTTCCGCTGGACCCACCTGGTCAACCCGGTACCCGACGTGGGCGTGTGGATGGACCCGGCCGACCTGCAGATGCCGGCGTGGCTGCGGCCCTTCAACGGACGGCGACTGGTGGCCAGGGACGTCCACGGCCGCTACCTCGCCGGTGTGGGGATCAAGGTGCACGATGACCACGGGCAGGAACTCAGCGTCGTCACCTCCCCGGCTGCGCGCGGGAGGGGACTGGCGACCGGCCTGGTCGCGACAGCCGCCCGCCGGGTCATCTCGGACGGCTCCGTGCCGACCTACCTGCACGAACGGTCGAACATCGGCAGCGCCAAGGTCGCTGCGGCGGTCGGCTTCCCGGATCGGGGCTGGCAGGTCCACGGACTCTGGGGCGGCTGA
- a CDS encoding Gfo/Idh/MocA family protein gives MAERALHFGVLGATSMVYRAVVADAIQATAGTAVVHEASSSAASPCVTGARLSRSYEAVLADPEVDVVYLPLPNHLHEEWVVLAAQAGKHVLCEKPLAMDARAAARMAAACADAGVVLLEAYMSPFHPRSVALQQAVARGDIGRVVNGEARMSGVLPTDNHRWHVANGGGALLDVGIYCLEPILDAIEWDGSPAASVAASSVIRGDVDETTAALLTFADGRTASLWVSFAAPDQQRLQLTGTAGAIEVDVRHATPDRRDSGYRRRALDGTVEVVPTGTGNCYEGMIAHVRDVISGAREPLRGPSRSVAVARLLDQIAVAAAHPRTC, from the coding sequence ATGGCTGAACGCGCGCTGCACTTCGGGGTCCTCGGTGCCACGTCGATGGTCTATCGGGCGGTCGTCGCCGACGCCATCCAGGCGACTGCTGGTACCGCGGTCGTCCACGAGGCCAGTTCCTCCGCGGCGTCGCCCTGCGTCACCGGAGCGAGGCTGTCCCGGTCCTACGAGGCCGTGCTCGCCGACCCGGAGGTGGATGTGGTCTACCTCCCGCTCCCCAACCACCTGCACGAGGAGTGGGTCGTGCTGGCCGCCCAGGCGGGAAAGCACGTGCTCTGCGAGAAGCCGTTGGCCATGGACGCCCGCGCTGCCGCCCGGATGGCAGCCGCGTGTGCCGACGCCGGTGTCGTGCTGCTGGAGGCCTACATGTCACCGTTCCACCCTCGGTCGGTGGCGCTCCAGCAGGCGGTCGCACGAGGAGACATCGGCCGCGTCGTCAACGGTGAGGCTCGCATGTCAGGTGTCCTACCGACGGACAACCATCGGTGGCATGTGGCCAACGGGGGCGGGGCCCTGCTGGACGTCGGCATCTACTGCCTCGAGCCGATTCTCGATGCGATCGAGTGGGACGGCTCCCCCGCAGCGTCGGTCGCTGCGTCCTCCGTCATACGAGGCGATGTGGATGAGACCACCGCCGCCCTGCTCACCTTCGCCGACGGTCGCACCGCGTCGCTGTGGGTCAGCTTCGCCGCACCTGATCAGCAGCGGCTGCAGTTGACCGGAACGGCTGGGGCCATCGAGGTGGACGTGCGCCACGCGACACCGGATCGCCGGGACAGCGGCTACCGACGGCGGGCCCTGGACGGCACCGTGGAGGTCGTTCCGACCGGGACGGGGAACTGCTACGAGGGCATGATCGCCCACGTCCGCGATGTCATCAGTGGTGCGCGCGAGCCACTGCGCGGCCCCTCCCGCTCCGTGGCGGTCGCGAGGCTGCTGGACCAGATCGCCGTGGCCGCGGCGCACCCACGGACGTGCTGA
- a CDS encoding MFS transporter, whose protein sequence is MRHYQEVFRDKTARALFTSAAVSGLGDWVGLAALVVLAFERSGSSVGPGALFLVQGLGAITATSLLGPQLDRFDRARALTVCYVIGAASVTLPLLFSGLWAVIAASTMVGILRPTSAALRHAIAGNELDSALLGPVVALQKATGDVTAAIGLATGGLLTVFIGPSLSLGLDSLTFLAAGVLVLTLPRGRGAMDVRRSPFRGYAVWLRDPALRSIMLVIAAIAAVGALPETLAPEIVGDSAWFAAVVSSQALGTAAGGLLIGHRRDLERARVLITGLGLSGALLLLGALVVGWAPWALTGANFLLGAAFSVMVLGQTAITRRAPKDRIGAVIASAITTVMLAEGIGSVIVGGISDLFGPAAAYASPGVLVLISAGLLALLAPSEVDAPAPAGEVAATSRGSSDEPSPGPSVRAVAESPWPPPDGPPVRMLVDPPPAGISRPH, encoded by the coding sequence ATGCGCCACTACCAAGAGGTCTTTCGGGACAAGACCGCCCGGGCTCTCTTCACATCCGCCGCCGTGTCCGGCCTGGGCGACTGGGTCGGTCTGGCGGCGTTGGTCGTGCTCGCATTCGAGCGTTCCGGGTCCAGCGTCGGGCCGGGCGCGCTGTTCTTGGTCCAGGGGTTGGGGGCCATCACCGCAACGTCGCTCCTCGGACCGCAGCTCGATCGCTTCGACCGGGCGCGTGCCCTGACCGTCTGCTACGTCATCGGTGCCGCCAGCGTCACCCTCCCCCTGCTGTTCAGCGGCCTGTGGGCCGTCATCGCCGCCTCGACGATGGTCGGGATCCTGCGCCCCACGTCCGCTGCGCTCCGGCACGCCATCGCCGGCAACGAACTCGACTCAGCGTTGCTCGGCCCCGTGGTTGCGCTCCAGAAGGCCACGGGCGACGTGACGGCGGCCATCGGTCTGGCAACCGGTGGGCTGTTGACGGTCTTCATCGGACCGTCGTTGTCGCTCGGGTTGGATTCGCTGACGTTCCTGGCCGCGGGCGTGTTGGTGCTGACGCTCCCTCGCGGGCGAGGCGCCATGGACGTCCGCCGGTCGCCCTTCCGGGGCTACGCCGTCTGGCTTCGCGACCCGGCGCTGCGGAGCATCATGCTGGTCATCGCCGCCATTGCGGCCGTCGGTGCACTGCCCGAGACGCTCGCCCCGGAGATCGTCGGTGACAGCGCCTGGTTCGCGGCGGTCGTGTCCAGCCAGGCGCTCGGCACCGCCGCCGGTGGTCTCCTGATCGGCCATCGCCGGGATCTCGAGCGGGCGCGGGTGCTGATCACGGGTCTGGGCCTGAGCGGAGCCCTCCTGCTGCTCGGCGCGCTCGTGGTCGGTTGGGCGCCGTGGGCGCTGACCGGTGCCAACTTCCTGCTCGGCGCGGCGTTCAGCGTCATGGTCCTCGGGCAGACCGCCATCACCCGTCGGGCACCGAAGGACCGGATCGGGGCCGTCATCGCCTCCGCCATCACGACCGTGATGCTGGCCGAGGGCATCGGCTCCGTGATCGTCGGCGGCATCTCGGACCTGTTCGGACCGGCGGCGGCCTACGCCTCTCCCGGTGTGCTGGTGCTGATCAGCGCCGGGCTCCTGGCCCTGCTCGCGCCATCCGAGGTCGACGCCCCCGCTCCCGCGGGGGAGGTCGCTGCCACATCCAGGGGATCCTCGGACGAACCCTCGCCGGGTCCGTCCGTGCGGGCGGTCGCGGAGTCTCCTTGGCCACCACCGGACGGCCCACCCGTTCGGATGCTGGTCGACCCGCCGCCGGCCGGCATCAGCCGACCTCACTAG